In Thermanaerovibrio velox DSM 12556, the genomic stretch CTATCCGCTTGGACGCCAGGTCCTTCGCGGCGTTGAACGTGTGGCGTCCAGCCATCAGTGCCCCCTGGGCCAGGAGCAGGAGGGCCGCCGTTGGGATGCCGTCATGCCCCTTTTTGAGGCTCAACCTCATGTCCAGCAGTGCCTTTGATATGATCGGGTAGCACCACTGGAGGGCCAGTAAGATCGCCCCCGCGGCGCCCAGGACCGCCCACGCCCCCGGGGGACCGCTGGGACCTAGGACCTTCTGCGGTCCATTTGCGTGCTTAGCGTGCTCCGGGTGGAGGAGACCTCTCATGGACCCCGCAAGCCATGAGGTGAGGTTCTCCCCGGTGGGGCGGCTTGGCTCGCAGCAGCCTTGGATCCCCACCGAAAGGGCATAGCCCGCTCCCCCAGGCTGGGCCGCTTCGCTTGGACCGTCCGGCTCATGGAAGCGGAACCGGAACTGCTGATATGTCATCAGGGTCCTTCCCTCTGCCGGATCCGACAGGATGAACCATGCTTCATCTCCAACGTGCGCCACCTCCCATAGAACCGCGAAGTGGCATCCGTCAAGGCGCACCACCGCCGGGGTCTTGACCTGGTCCCCCAGGGAGTCCGCAGGGCACCTGTACAGCCCGCATGCAATGCCCGCGTCCTCCAGGACGTCCCAGATGTCACCCATGGACTTAAGCCCCTTGGGGACCTTGGGCTTCATCTCCTCCAGCCCCGCGGCCTCAAGGAGCATGGCGGCGCACGCGTCCCCGCACCCGTCCCGTCCTACCTGGAGCTCCAGGGGGAAACTCTTGAGCTTCCTCTTTATGCGCAGGAGGGCCAGGATGTTCCAGGGCGTATTAGAAAATTTAAATCCCCTCATCCTCCGCGGCCCTCTCGATGGAGTCAACGGTGAGCACCCCCACGTTGACGCTGGGGTCTTTGGCGAGCTCCTCTATCCTCCTTGCAACCCCCGGAAGCTCTATGGACAGGGCGAGGAAGCACCTCATCCGGAAGGCGGTCTCGGCCCTTATGGCCCGGCACTCCGCCGGGGAGGGGTTGATGAAATCCCAGCGCTCTTCGGAGCCCGTGATCCTCGATGCGGCGCACACCGGGCAGAGCCTAACCGCCCAGCAGGAGGAGCAGTGACGGGTGACCGTTTCCCCGTAGGATAGGTATAGGTTTGCCAGGGCCATCCTGTCTATGCCCCCTTCCACGTGTCCTATGGAGGGAACCTCCGCCTTGTGGCAGATGGAAAGGTTGCCGTCCGGGAGCACCATCAGGTTGTCCACCCCCATGGGGCAGGTGAGGGTTAGCTTTAGGGGGTCGTAAGGAAGCGGCCTTTGAAAGGACATCCTGGCAAATGGATAAAGCGGCGCCGCCTTGGGGCTTGCGGGGAAGGACCGGTCGTCTTTCGCCGTTTCCAGCATCTCTTCGATCATCCGCTCCCCCTGAAGGCGTACCCTTTCGATCACCCCCTGGGGGTCCCGCACGAAGACCCCTTCCCGCCTTTCCGGGAAGTGCACGCTTCTAAGGGCCCCTAGGGACTCGGTGAAGGAGCGGCATCTTTGGACGTCGTGCCGGTCCGTGAGAACCCCGAAAATCGATACCCGCCGGGAGAAGTATCTGGGGTACAGCTCCTTTATCCTCATCAGGTTCCGGAATGCGGTGTCAAAGGTGCCGGTTTGGTCCTCGAGGACCCGGCAGAGGTCGTGCTGGTCCTTGGGGCCGTCCAGGCTTGCGAAAAGGGTGATGTCGTGCCGTACCAGGAAGTCGATCATGTCATCGGTCATGATTGACAGGTTGGTGTTCATGGAGAACCGCAGGGATTCCCTTGGGATGCCCAGCTCCCCCCAGGGAAGGTTTAGGAATGCCTCGGCGGAAAGCCTTACGGTTTGGAAGTTCAAAAGCGGTTCCCCGCCGTACCAGGAGAGCCCCGGGGGGCATACCCTGAGCGCCCAGGCCCTTGCCCTTTGCGAGAGCTTTAGGAACACCCGAGAGTACATGCCGAAGTAGAGCTCCAGTCCCTTTCGGGCGGTGTGGATGTCCATGTGGCGCAGCGGCCCCGGGGAGGTCATGTGGGTTCCCCGGCAGTAGGTGCACCGGAAGTTGCAGCGGTCCGTGACCTTGAGGCAGAACTTGCGGATCAGCACTTGGGATGTGTAGCGGTCCACCAGGGCCGCCGCCTCCGCAAGGGAAGAGGGGCCTATACTGGGGAGCGGCCCTTTGGGCAGGAACCCCCGGTCCACTAGATCCCTCAAGCTGCGGCCTGCTTGGTCCTTGGGGGTTTTAGAGGGATCCTGGAGGAAGCTGCGTGCCGATTCCAGCTCCTCCTTGGACATGAGCACCCCCATGTGGGAAGCGCCGTCGTAGACCAGCCGGATTCCCCTGTGATTTATCGCTATCCCCATTGGGTGATGGGGCGACAGTTTTTCGAAGCCTTCAAAGCCCTCAAGGGGAGGCGGGGGAGCTGCCCCCTCCTCCCCTGCGCCGTGGAGGTGGGTCATGACGCGAAGGTGCTCAGCATGTTGCTGTCCCTGGTGGAGGTCATGGTGTCGTCGGTTACGGAGTCCATGGAGCAGGTGCATTCGCACTC encodes the following:
- a CDS encoding radical SAM protein, with translation MGIAINHRGIRLVYDGASHMGVLMSKEELESARSFLQDPSKTPKDQAGRSLRDLVDRGFLPKGPLPSIGPSSLAEAAALVDRYTSQVLIRKFCLKVTDRCNFRCTYCRGTHMTSPGPLRHMDIHTARKGLELYFGMYSRVFLKLSQRARAWALRVCPPGLSWYGGEPLLNFQTVRLSAEAFLNLPWGELGIPRESLRFSMNTNLSIMTDDMIDFLVRHDITLFASLDGPKDQHDLCRVLEDQTGTFDTAFRNLMRIKELYPRYFSRRVSIFGVLTDRHDVQRCRSFTESLGALRSVHFPERREGVFVRDPQGVIERVRLQGERMIEEMLETAKDDRSFPASPKAAPLYPFARMSFQRPLPYDPLKLTLTCPMGVDNLMVLPDGNLSICHKAEVPSIGHVEGGIDRMALANLYLSYGETVTRHCSSCWAVRLCPVCAASRITGSEERWDFINPSPAECRAIRAETAFRMRCFLALSIELPGVARRIEELAKDPSVNVGVLTVDSIERAAEDEGI